One window from the genome of Podospora pseudocomata strain CBS 415.72m chromosome 1 map unlocalized CBS415.72m_1.2, whole genome shotgun sequence encodes:
- a CDS encoding uncharacterized protein (EggNog:ENOG503PMMA), with protein MLGASFATTITNLPTLPVLAPPPPSPLLYLHIPMNNPPDQENAAEQQLVRVSFQQRQVERSNTIPTFARHIHCFRLQHPLQGTPPSGKKPKRARLTDQAKEKVLAVRRQGACLRCRMLKIECSLENPCQACLTSALKGTERKVLSWSYCIRTRFVDVDIFQVQSGPQKMRTETMILKMGALLGRIAQPAEFASLDEPSFNQKITRWLLDEAYTVPELQGGSMVAGMCANLLGLSFASEGGSKKEKEMEELTHDFRRFLMTASMRYSNFESKLAGMITKQEAWTAGRMSGSRTLLALDKLLTPQYLGKLSRESCQVLFLVVLGAVLGVGYSSKSMGQEMELQSEAGMQVEDWEFQQSPTLWLAMRDHLCQMLAHYLIYLGGLLGIKMDTEMERRVIEWAGKGWGRITPTLLGETDGSQAKGYVWGHGILTPPSEEMQGIERSSRGKMADSNPVYWDKSTPRAERPFEPPPPLVAVPFDSEISQFQSESLYSWDQNPTSYLEMDMPSAKPESYDRQSHPVHYSKDLGNQMGFPLRANTEPCYKTPSFEQTRGVKKKRTMWIVRTVDTGPEYGRINVYAKLRGHGRNGRADFSSLETLTGFV; from the exons ATGCTAGGAGCTAGcttcgccaccaccatcaccaacctaCCCACCCTGCCGGTTCtagcccctccccccccttcccccctcctttaTTTACATATACCAATGAACAACCCGCCAGATCAAGAGAATGCGGCTGAACAGCAACTCGTCCGGGTTTCTTTTCAACAACGTCAGGTCGAACGATCAAACACCATCCCGACTTTTGCACGACACATACACTGCTTTCGACTACAACACCCGCTGCAGGGCACACCGCCGTCGggaaaaaaaccaaaaaggGCGAGATTAACCGACCAAGCCAAGGAAAAGGTACTGGCCGTGAGAAGACAGGGTGCTTGCTTGCGGTGTAGGATGCTCAAGATTGAG TGCTCGCTTGAGAATCCCTGCCAAGCCTGCCTCACCTCGGCCCTCAAGGGGACAGAGAGAAAAGTCCTCAGCTGGAGCTACTGCATCCGGACGAGGTTTGTCGACGTTGACATTTTTCAGGTTCAATCGGGACCACAGAAGATGAGGACAGAAACCATGATACTCAAGATGGGCGCTTTGCTCGGGAGGATTGCACAGCCGGCCGAGTTTGCCAGTCTCGACGAGCCGTCTTTCAACCAAAAGATTACGAGGTGGTTGCTGGATGAAGCATATACGGTGCCAGAACTTCAAGGAGGAAGTATGGTGGCCGGCATGTGTGCGAATCTGCTAGGGTTGTCGTTCGCCTCGGAGGGCGGgtcaaaaaaggaaaaggagatggaggagttgaCGCATGATTTCCGGAGGTTTCTGATGACTGCTTCGATGCGGTATTCCAACTTTGAGTCCAAGTTGGCGGGCATGATCACAAAACAGGAGGCTTGGACAGCAGGGAGGATGTCGGGGTCGAGAACGCTGTTGGCGTTGGATAAGCTACTGACACCACAGTACCTGGGGAAGCTGTCGAGAGAAAGCTGCCAGGTTCTGTTCCTGGTCGTGCTGGGAGCtgtgttgggggttggttaCTCGAGCAAGAGCATGGGGCAAGAGATGGAGCTACAATCCGAGGCTGGCATGCAGGTGGAAGATTGGGAGTTTCAGCAGAGCCCGACACTTTGGCTGGCGATGCGGGATCACTTGTGTCAGATGTTGGCCCATTACCTGATCTATCTCGGCGGTTTGCTCGGCATCAAGATGGACACGGAAATGGAGAGAAGAGTGATTGAATGGGCCGGTaaagggtgggggaggatcaCACCAACTTTGCTCGGGGAAACGGATGGGTCCCAGGCCAAAGGGTATGTTTGGGGCCACGGAATCTTGACGCCACCAAGCGAGGAGATGCAGGGAATCgagcgcagcagcagaggaaaGATGGCGGACTCGAACCCCGTGTATTGGGACAAGTCAACACCGAGAGCGGAACGGCCTTTTGaacccccaccgcccctGGTTGCTGTGCCTTTTGACTCTGAAATCTCACAATTTCAGAGCGAAAGCTTGTACAGTTGGGATCAGAACCCGACATCCTATCTGGAGATGGACATGCCATCTGCCAAGCCAGAGAGCTATGATCGACAGTCCCATCCCGTGCATTATTCAAAGGATCTAGGGAATCAAATGGGATTCCCCTTGAGAGCAAACACCGAGCCATGTTACAAAACTCCAA GCTTTGAACAAACAAGAGgagtcaagaagaagaggacaaTGTGGATTGTTAGGACGGTCGATACCGGTCCGGAATACGGGAGAATCAACGTGTACGCCAAGTTGAGGGGACATGGGCGAAACGGGAGAGCGGATTTTTCAAGCTTGGAGACCTTGACTGGATTTGTTTAA
- a CDS encoding uncharacterized protein (COG:O; EggNog:ENOG503NV31; MEROPS:MER0000928), producing the protein MAIIKSLVFACLLAASTALPPVAVGNTVQKGTASLTQVHNPKFVRNGPLELERTLRKYGAPVPHDLKAAVKRVRRARNQKRAESEGADDDDDDDDENDRGSVQNSPKSYDVEYLMPVSLGTPAQQLNLDLDTGSSDFWVFSTLLKESMINGQTLYDPNASTTADKMEGYSWKITYGDQSYSSGDVYVDTVTIGDLTVSTQAVEAAREVSEEFTADSDNDGLVGLGFGIINTVMPYKQKTFFEKAMPGLDSPVFTADLKSGAPGRYNFGYIDDGAYTGNITYVPVNSSDGFWSWVSPGFQVGTTGSFNSTRIHGIADTGTTLLLLPEGVCEAFYGRIASAKYDASQGGYTFECNDSTTPDFYFGTGNGQMIRIPGSYLAYSKIDTSSLRCFGGMQSDSGVGFTIWGDIALKAAFIVFDQGSERLGWAEKSLY; encoded by the exons ATGGCGATCATCAAGTCTCTCGTTTTCGCATGTCTCTTGGCCGCTTCCACCGCATTACCACCGGTCGCCGTCGGCAACACGGTCCAAAAGGGCACAGCATCGTTGACACAGGTGCACAACCCCAAGTTCGTACGCAACGGCCCACTTGAGCTTGAAAGAACACTGCGCAAGTACGGCGCGCCTGTTCCGCACGACCTAAAGGCGGCAGTCAAACGGGTTCGGAGAGCAAGAAACCAAAAGCGTGCCGAAAGCGAGGGAgcagacgatgacgatgacgacgacgatgaaaaTGACAGAGGCAGCGTCCAGAACTCACCCAAGTCATACGACGTCGAGTACCTGATGCCCGTTTCCCTTGGCACACCCGCTCAGCAGCTAAACCTCGACCTTGACACGGGATCCAGTGATTTCTGGGTCTTTAGCACATTGCTCAAGGAGAGCATGATCAACGGACAGACTCTTTACGACCCCAACGCGAGTACCACGGCGGACAAGATGGAGGGATACTCGTGGAAGATCACGTACGGGGACCAGAGCTACTCGAGCGGGGACGTCTACGTCGACACAGTCACCATTGGTGACTTGACGGTGTCGACTCAGGCTGTGGAAGCAGCCAGGGAGGTCTCGGAAGAGTTCACAGCCGACTCTGACAATGACGGCTTGGTGGGCCTAGGCTttggcatcatcaacacGGTGATGCCCTACAAGCAAAAGACGTTTTTTGAAAAAGCCATGCCCGGGCTTGACTCGCCGGTGTTCACGGCTGATCTCAAGTCTGGCGCCC CTGGCCGCTACAACTTTGGGTACATCGACGACGGGGCCTACACGGGGAACATTACATATGTTCCAGTTAACAGCAGCGACGGCTTCTGGAGCTGGGTGTCGCCCGGGTTCCAAGTTGGCACGACGGGCAGCTTCAACAGTACACGCATTCACGGCATTGCGGACACGGGTACTACCCTGCTCCTTTTGCCCGAGGGCGTATGTGAAGCTTTTTATGGCCGGATTGCCAGCGCCAAGTACGATGCCTCTCAAGGCGGATACACGTTTGAGTGTAACGACTCGACGACTCCCGACTTTTACTTTGGGACCGGGAACGGTCAGATGATCAGGATTCCAGGCAGTTACCTCGCGTACTCGAAAATCGACACCAGTAGTTTGAGGTGCTTCGGAGGGATGCAGAGTGACAGCGGTGTCGGGTTTACCATCTGGGGCGATATAGCCCTCAAAGCAGCCTTTATCGTGTTTGACCAGGGGAGTGAGCGGTTGGGCTGGGCCGAGAAGTCTCTCTACTAG
- a CDS encoding uncharacterized protein (EggNog:ENOG503P0H1; CAZy:PL42; COG:S), producing the protein MLSRPTYTVLGSDPTNRKCRINCYAFQQDAIVTFQGWQYAAFCSPLPDVAEPLYVHLARRRLLEPPHDNPGGWEVLALTDYPQTVDDGHNTVQLGISPGDGTIHLSYDHHCDVLRYRYSCRDLALKPTEFTWISSHFTTTLDYLPGLPASHKPFHYVTYPRFCAADSDLLFTLRDGKAGLGNDHLYIYSSSSGRCSYLGQHLTGIQSNPYIHGLSYRSGRLHLTWVYRGFVHYDGWDDLADAKHKQQAGPNGAENNHDLCYAYSDGLGKTWKNGQGKEIASRDLGISTIDNNSEGIVVFRIPKRSGLTNQESQVVDLDGGVHVLNRSSLPVGSNNRSGVEAVHWRHYYKAPGDDGIWSEFLLRPVYGSTRGRLAVSKTGDVIIILPDAENGRVYIEKATKSSGYTAHEEVWSGEGLRGEPLVDLPRLENDNVLSLMVLADTKPSNDIDPGTRNVVVLDFEL; encoded by the exons ATGCTTTCACGTCCCACCTACACGGTGCTGGGTTCAGATCCCACCAACCGCAAATGCAGAATCAATTGTTATGCCTTTCAGCAGGATGCCATCGTCACGTTTCAAGGCTGGCAGTATGCTGCCTTTTGCAGCCCCCTTCCAGATGTCGCTGAACCGCTTTATGTGCACCTCGCCAGGAGGCGGCTCCTAGAACCCCCACACGATAATCCGGGAGGCTGGGAGGTGCTGGCATTGACAGACTACCCCCAGACAGTTGATGACGGCCACAATACCGTTCAGCTAGGCATCTCTCCTGGTGACGGCACAATTCATCTATCATATGATCATCATTGTGATGT ACTTCGCTATCGTTACTCGTGTCGAGATCTTGCCTTGAAGCCCACCGAGTTCACCTGGATAAGCTCCCACTTTACAACAACGCTCGACTACCTTCCCGGGCTCCCTGCGTCTCACAAACCCTTCCATTACGTCACCTACCCCCGGTTCTGTGCGGCCGATTCTGATCTTCTTTTTACGCTCAGAGACGGCAAAGCAGGTCTGGGAAACGACCATCTTTATAtctattcttcttcctctggccGTTGCTCCTACCTTGGCCAGCATCTCACTGGGATTCAAAGCAATCCGTATATCCACGGCCTGAGCTACCGCTCGGGCAGACTGCATTTGACATGGGTCTACCGTGGTTTTGTCCACTATGACGGATGGGATGATCTCGCAGACGCCAAGCACAAGCAGCAGGCTGGGCCCAACGGAGCGGAGAACAATCATGATTTATGTTATGCTTACAGCGACGGCCTCGGAAAAACATGGAAGAATGGCCAGGGCAAAGAGATTGCGTCAAGAGACCTGGGGATTAGCACTATCGATAACAACAGCGAGGGGATCGTTGTTTTTCGCATCCCTAAAAGATCAGGTCTCACAAATCAGGAATCTCAAGTCGTTGATCTGGACGGCGGTGTCCATGTTTTGAACAGGAGTTCCTTGCCAGTCGGATCGAACAACAGGAGCGGCGTGGAAGCCGTCCACTGGAGACATTATTACAAGGCGccgggtgatgatg GAATTTGGTCTGAATTTCTGCTCCGACCTGTATATGGCAGCACCAGGGGAAGACTGGCTGTTTCGAAAACCGGGGATGTAATCATCATTCTTCCCGATGCAGAAAATGGACGTGTTTATATTGAAAAGGCAACCAAAAGCAGTGGGTATACTGCTCATGAAGAGGTTTGGTCTGGAGAAGGGCTCAGGGGTGAACCACTGGTTGACCTGCCACGGTTGGAGAACGATAACGTGTTGTCGTTGATGGTCTTGGCTGATACCAAACCATCAAATGACATAGATCCAGGAACGAGGAATGTTGTAGTATTGGACTTTGAATTGTAA